The Candidatus Omnitrophota bacterium nucleotide sequence TGACGCCCTGATGAGCTCATGCGTGGCAAAATCTATCTCGTTGACAAAACCGTCCACCCTGTTTTCAAAATACCTCACGGATATCACCGTCGGCACCGCTATCAGAAGTCCCGCAGCCGTTGTCAGGAGCGCCTGGGATATGCCGCTTGCCACTATCGCGGGAGAGGACGCTCCCGCCTGAGCGATGTTGTTAAAGGCCGCTATCATTCCCGTGACAGTGCCGGTGAAACCCACGAGCGTTGAAACGGAGGCTATCGTGGAAAGAGTGGAAAGATGCGCTTCCAGCCGCGGCATTTCTTTGAGCTCCTGAGACTGGAAAGCCTCTTCCATGACATCCGCGCCTTCGGAATAATAGGAAAGCCCGGATTTTATAACCGCGGCCAGCGGCCCGACTTTTTCTTCGCAGAGGGAAACAGCGCTCTCCGGAGAACCCGCCCTGATATATTTCAGGACGCCGCTTATGAGCGCCGGGCCGTCAATACGGCATGACTTGTAAAATCTCAATCTGTTGATTATGATCGCTATCGCCGCCACGG carries:
- a CDS encoding MotA/TolQ/ExbB proton channel family protein, with protein sequence MAAIAIIINRLRFYKSCRIDGPALISGVLKYIRAGSPESAVSLCEEKVGPLAAVIKSGLSYYSEGADVMEEAFQSQELKEMPRLEAHLSTLSTIASVSTLVGFTGTVTGMIAAFNNIAQAGASSPAIVASGISQALLTTAAGLLIAVPTVISVRYFENRVDGFVNEIDFATHELIRASKVRKTSGGAQ